In one Mucilaginibacter sp. PAMB04168 genomic region, the following are encoded:
- the rplD gene encoding 50S ribosomal protein L4, which produces MEVNVLNVSGQQTGAKVQLPDSVFAVEPNDHAIYLDVKLYLANQRQGTHKAKQRNEIAGSTRKLHKQKGTGGARAGSIKSPLFNGGGRVFGPQPRDYNFKLNKKLKQLARKSALTYKAQDNSIVVLEDFNFDSVKTKNYIKLVADLNFTNEKTLLVLPAANNNIYLSSRNLKKAKVITADQLSTYDVLNAGKLLLTTGSVKTLEEAFAK; this is translated from the coding sequence ATGGAAGTTAATGTATTAAATGTATCAGGTCAGCAAACAGGTGCCAAGGTGCAGCTTCCTGATTCGGTTTTCGCGGTAGAACCTAACGATCACGCAATCTATCTGGATGTTAAGCTTTATTTAGCTAACCAACGTCAAGGTACACACAAAGCAAAACAGCGTAATGAAATTGCAGGTTCAACCCGCAAATTACATAAGCAAAAAGGTACTGGTGGCGCCCGTGCGGGTAGCATCAAATCACCTTTGTTTAACGGTGGTGGCCGTGTATTCGGTCCGCAACCACGCGACTATAATTTCAAGCTGAACAAAAAGCTTAAACAATTAGCGCGTAAATCAGCCCTTACTTACAAAGCTCAGGATAACAGCATCGTTGTTTTAGAAGACTTCAACTTCGACAGTGTTAAAACCAAGAATTACATTAAGTTGGTTGCTGATTTAAACTTCACCAATGAAAAAACATTACTGGTGTTGCCTGCTGCTAACAACAATATTTATTTATCAAGCAGAAACCTGAAAAAAGCCAAGGTTATCACCGCCGATCAGTTAAGCACTTATGATGTGTTAAACGCTGGTAAGCTGTTACTGACTACAGGTTCTGTTAAAACTCTGGAGGAAGCGTTCGCTAAGTAA
- the rpmC gene encoding 50S ribosomal protein L29 codes for MKSSEISALSTEELVAKIGEEKTNLTKLKFAHAVSAIENPIRIKNVRKEVARLNTELTKRKAASASEQQ; via the coding sequence ATGAAAAGCTCAGAAATATCAGCGCTGTCAACTGAAGAGTTGGTTGCTAAAATTGGCGAGGAAAAAACTAATCTTACCAAACTGAAATTTGCACATGCAGTTTCGGCGATAGAGAATCCTATCCGTATTAAAAATGTACGTAAGGAAGTTGCTCGTTTAAATACTGAATTAACCAAGCGTAAAGCGGCGTCAGCTTCTGAACAGCAATAA
- the rplP gene encoding 50S ribosomal protein L16 → MLQPKRTKFRKMQKGRMKGAATRGAELSFGSFGIKSLEPAWITSRQIEAARIAVTRFMKREGQVWIRIFPDKPVTKKPAEVRMGKGKGAPEYWVAVVRPGRIIFEAEGVPLEVAKEALRLAAQKLPIQTKFVVRRDYVEA, encoded by the coding sequence ATGCTACAGCCAAAAAGAACGAAGTTCAGAAAGATGCAAAAAGGCAGAATGAAAGGTGCCGCCACTCGTGGTGCTGAGCTTTCATTCGGATCTTTCGGTATAAAATCACTCGAGCCGGCCTGGATTACCAGCCGTCAGATCGAGGCTGCACGTATCGCTGTAACACGTTTTATGAAACGTGAAGGCCAGGTGTGGATCAGGATATTTCCTGACAAACCCGTAACTAAAAAACCTGCAGAGGTACGTATGGGTAAAGGTAAAGGTGCTCCGGAATACTGGGTAGCGGTTGTACGCCCCGGCAGGATCATCTTTGAAGCAGAAGGTGTGCCATTAGAAGTTGCTAAAGAAGCACTTCGTTTGGCTGCACAAAAACTGCCAATTCAAACAAAATTTGTAGTACGTAGGGATTACGTAGAAGCATAG
- the rplB gene encoding 50S ribosomal protein L2: MAVKRFKPVTPGTRFRVGADYSDVTTNVPEKSLVVSHKKSGGRNNTGKMTMRYIGGGHKKSYRLIDFKRDKFDIPATVATIEYDPNRSARIALLNYADGEKRYMIAPEGLTVGQVVLSGAGSPPEVGNTLPLKNIPLGSIIHNIELNPGQGGTIARSAGTYAQLSARDGKYAIIKLPSGETRMILSTCLATIGTVSNAEKANEVLGKAGRKRWIGRRPRVRGVAMNPVDHPMGGGEGRSSGGHPRSRKGLLAKGYKTRDKKKTSDRYIIERRKK; the protein is encoded by the coding sequence ATGGCAGTTAAAAGATTTAAACCGGTTACTCCGGGTACCCGTTTCAGGGTAGGTGCTGATTACTCTGACGTAACTACCAACGTTCCTGAAAAATCATTGGTGGTTTCTCACAAGAAATCAGGCGGACGTAACAATACCGGTAAAATGACCATGCGTTACATCGGTGGGGGACATAAGAAATCATACCGATTGATCGACTTTAAACGTGACAAGTTTGACATCCCCGCAACTGTTGCTACTATCGAGTACGATCCAAACCGTTCAGCACGTATCGCTCTGCTTAACTATGCAGATGGCGAAAAACGCTACATGATCGCTCCAGAAGGCTTGACCGTAGGTCAGGTAGTTCTTTCAGGTGCAGGTTCACCTCCTGAAGTAGGTAATACCTTACCGTTAAAGAACATTCCTTTAGGTTCTATCATACACAATATTGAACTGAACCCTGGTCAGGGTGGCACAATTGCCCGCTCTGCAGGAACATACGCACAACTGTCTGCCCGTGATGGTAAATATGCCATCATAAAGTTGCCTTCAGGTGAAACCCGTATGATATTGTCAACTTGTTTAGCTACTATCGGTACGGTATCAAATGCTGAGAAAGCAAATGAAGTACTGGGTAAAGCTGGTCGTAAACGTTGGATTGGTCGTCGTCCAAGAGTTCGTGGTGTTGCCATGAACCCGGTAGATCACCCTATGGGTGGTGGTGAAGGCCGTTCATCAGGTGGTCACCCACGCTCACGTAAAGGTTTGTTAGCTAAAGGCTACAAAACCCGCGACAAAAAGAAAACATCTGATCGTTATATCATAGAAAGAAGGAAGAAATAA
- the rplW gene encoding 50S ribosomal protein L23 — MEILKKPLLTEKVSLLTEKLNRYAFKVDPRANKIQIKLAVEAMYGVTVTAVNTMKYAGKLKSRSTKAGTVTGRPAAFKKAIITLKDGETIDFYSTI, encoded by the coding sequence ATGGAGATATTAAAAAAACCTTTACTTACTGAGAAAGTATCTCTGCTAACAGAGAAACTGAATCGTTATGCTTTTAAAGTTGATCCAAGAGCGAATAAAATTCAGATCAAATTAGCAGTAGAAGCAATGTACGGTGTTACTGTTACCGCAGTAAACACAATGAAATATGCCGGCAAACTGAAGAGCCGCTCAACTAAAGCAGGAACTGTAACCGGGAGGCCAGCTGCTTTTAAGAAAGCGATCATCACTTTAAAGGATGGTGAAACAATAGATTTTTATAGCACAATATAA
- the rpsQ gene encoding 30S ribosomal protein S17 — protein MERNLRKTRTGLVVSNKMDKSIVVAVERKVKHPIYGKFVNKTAKFMAHDEANTCGIGDTVLIMETRPLSKNKNWRLVQILERAK, from the coding sequence ATGGAAAGAAATTTAAGAAAAACACGTACCGGACTGGTAGTAAGCAACAAGATGGATAAATCTATCGTGGTTGCAGTAGAAAGGAAAGTAAAACACCCTATCTACGGTAAGTTCGTAAACAAAACTGCCAAGTTCATGGCTCATGACGAAGCTAATACCTGTGGTATTGGTGATACCGTATTGATTATGGAAACACGCCCACTGAGCAAAAATAAAAACTGGAGATTAGTTCAAATTTTAGAAAGGGCTAAATAA
- the rplE gene encoding 50S ribosomal protein L5 — MSYVPRLKSKYKEEIRTALKDKFQYKSVMQVPKLEKIAINQGVGAATTDKKLIDTTIAELATITGQKPVASKSKKDISNFKLRKGMPVGVRVTLRDNNMYEFLDRLIAVALPRIRDFKGINDKGFDGKGNYTLGITEQIIFPEINIDKINKIQGMDITFVTSATNDVEALELLKQFGLPFKNQNPTNNG, encoded by the coding sequence ATGTCTTACGTTCCAAGATTAAAATCCAAATACAAAGAGGAGATCCGTACCGCACTGAAAGATAAATTTCAGTACAAAAGCGTAATGCAGGTTCCTAAGTTGGAGAAAATTGCAATCAACCAGGGTGTTGGTGCTGCTACAACTGATAAGAAACTGATTGATACTACAATTGCTGAACTGGCAACTATTACCGGTCAAAAACCAGTTGCTTCGAAATCTAAGAAAGATATCTCGAACTTTAAATTACGTAAAGGTATGCCTGTAGGTGTACGTGTTACTTTACGTGACAACAACATGTACGAGTTCTTAGATCGTTTGATTGCTGTTGCCCTGCCACGTATTCGTGATTTCAAAGGTATCAACGATAAAGGATTTGACGGAAAAGGTAACTATACATTAGGTATCACCGAGCAAATCATTTTCCCTGAAATTAACATTGACAAGATCAACAAAATTCAGGGTATGGATATTACCTTTGTAACTTCGGCAACAAATGATGTTGAAGCACTAGAGTTGCTTAAACAGTTTGGTTTACCATTTAAAAATCAAAATCCTACTAACAATGGCTAA
- the rpsH gene encoding 30S ribosomal protein S8: MMNTDPIADYLTRVRNAIKANQRVVEIPASNLKKEITKVLFDKGYIANFKFEDNGPQGNIKVALKYHPVTKVPAIRTLTRVSKPGLRKYAGMDKMPRVLNGLGIAILSTSKGVMTDKEARQQNIGGEVLCFVY; the protein is encoded by the coding sequence ATAATGAATACAGATCCAATCGCAGATTATCTTACCAGAGTAAGGAATGCTATTAAAGCCAACCAAAGGGTTGTTGAAATTCCTGCATCAAATCTGAAAAAGGAAATCACTAAAGTGCTTTTCGACAAAGGTTACATTGCTAACTTCAAATTTGAAGACAATGGTCCTCAAGGCAATATTAAAGTTGCGTTGAAGTATCACCCTGTAACTAAAGTTCCTGCTATCCGCACGCTTACACGTGTAAGTAAACCAGGTTTGAGAAAATATGCAGGCATGGACAAAATGCCAAGAGTATTAAATGGTTTAGGCATCGCTATCCTGTCAACTTCAAAAGGAGTAATGACTGATAAAGAGGCCCGTCAGCAAAACATCGGTGGCGAAGTTTTATGCTTCGTTTATTAA
- the rplN gene encoding 50S ribosomal protein L14: protein MVQQESRLNVADNSGAKEVLVIRVLGGTAKRYASVGDKIVVTVKSAIPSGNVKKGTVSKAVVVRTKKEVRRKDGSYIRFDDNAAVLLNNQDEPRGTRIFGPVARELREKQFMKIVSLAPEVL from the coding sequence ATGGTACAACAGGAATCGAGATTAAATGTAGCTGATAACAGTGGTGCTAAAGAAGTGCTGGTTATCCGCGTATTAGGCGGTACAGCTAAGCGCTATGCCTCTGTTGGCGATAAAATTGTAGTAACTGTAAAGAGCGCTATACCATCAGGTAACGTTAAAAAGGGTACTGTATCAAAAGCCGTAGTTGTAAGAACCAAAAAAGAGGTTCGCCGTAAAGACGGTTCTTATATCCGTTTCGACGATAACGCAGCTGTTTTGTTAAACAACCAGGATGAGCCTCGTGGCACACGTATCTTCGGTCCGGTAGCAAGAGAGTTACGCGAGAAACAATTCATGAAAATTGTATCATTAGCACCGGAGGTATTGTAA
- a CDS encoding prephenate dehydrogenase encodes MNIGIIGLGDMGKVYARAFAKAGYSVCGCDLPQNREVLEADLNPIGVKLMDDGKQVARVSDLLIYSVEAELMEQVIAQSCDAIKYGAIVAGQTSVKHPEIALFDKYLPADVQIITFHAMHGGGFEPAGQKLILIRYRATDEAYQRMLDLFVAIGSDLVELADYHEHDQIVADTQAVTHVGFESMGTAWAASGFFPWENASYLGGIDNVKILITLRIFSYKAHVYAGLAILNPYARQQVRRYAQSESELFKLMIQEDEATLRERLYKARDFVFHESRKPIMLNDAVMDEFAFHGNQGERKPNSHLSVLSMVDAWYHLGVNPYDNLIGQTPPFRLRLGIAEYLFKNDDLLEESIQTALYDKSIRGDDLEFHSAVREWASIINYGDMEGYKKHFNQVQSFFSDRLAEAQKQSADMIRRLMKP; translated from the coding sequence ATGAACATCGGTATAATAGGTTTGGGCGATATGGGCAAGGTATATGCCAGGGCGTTTGCTAAAGCAGGCTATAGTGTGTGCGGCTGCGACCTGCCTCAAAACCGCGAGGTGTTGGAGGCGGATCTTAATCCGATAGGTGTTAAGCTTATGGATGATGGAAAGCAGGTGGCCCGTGTAAGCGATCTGCTTATATACTCGGTAGAAGCCGAACTGATGGAGCAGGTAATAGCGCAAAGTTGTGATGCTATTAAGTATGGCGCCATCGTGGCAGGGCAAACGTCAGTTAAGCATCCCGAGATTGCGCTGTTTGATAAGTATTTACCGGCCGATGTACAGATTATAACCTTCCATGCCATGCATGGCGGCGGATTTGAACCGGCAGGCCAAAAGCTTATACTCATACGATACCGAGCCACAGATGAGGCTTACCAGCGCATGTTGGATTTGTTTGTTGCCATTGGTTCTGACCTGGTTGAATTGGCCGATTATCATGAACATGATCAGATTGTAGCCGACACGCAGGCCGTTACCCATGTGGGTTTCGAGAGTATGGGTACGGCGTGGGCTGCATCGGGCTTTTTCCCGTGGGAGAATGCTTCCTATTTGGGCGGTATAGACAATGTGAAGATTTTAATAACCTTACGTATATTTAGTTACAAAGCACACGTTTACGCCGGGCTAGCCATTTTGAATCCGTATGCCCGCCAACAAGTAAGGCGATATGCGCAATCAGAATCGGAGCTGTTTAAGCTAATGATACAAGAAGATGAAGCGACCTTGCGGGAGCGTTTATACAAAGCCCGTGATTTTGTATTTCATGAAAGCCGTAAACCTATCATGCTCAATGATGCGGTGATGGATGAATTTGCTTTTCATGGCAACCAGGGCGAGCGTAAGCCTAATTCGCATTTAAGTGTATTAAGTATGGTTGATGCCTGGTACCATTTGGGCGTAAACCCTTACGACAATCTGATAGGACAAACACCGCCGTTCCGTTTGCGCTTGGGTATAGCAGAATACTTATTCAAGAACGACGATTTGCTGGAAGAATCTATACAAACCGCATTGTATGACAAATCTATAAGAGGCGATGATTTAGAATTTCATTCGGCTGTACGAGAGTGGGCCTCCATTATAAATTATGGGGATATGGAAGGATACAAGAAACACTTCAATCAGGTGCAATCCTTTTTTAGTGACAGGCTTGCCGAGGCACAAAAGCAAAGTGCCGATATGATACGGCGTTTAATGAAACCCTAA
- the rpsS gene encoding 30S ribosomal protein S19 — MARSIKKGPYIDHNLDKKVQVLNDSSKKSVVKTWSRRSMISPDFVGHTFAVHNGNKFIPVYVTENMVGHKLGEFAPTRTFRGHAEKKK; from the coding sequence ATGGCACGTTCGATTAAAAAAGGACCTTATATTGATCACAATCTGGACAAAAAAGTTCAGGTGCTGAATGATTCAAGTAAGAAATCTGTTGTAAAAACATGGTCACGTCGTTCCATGATTTCTCCAGATTTCGTTGGTCATACATTCGCTGTACACAACGGTAATAAATTTATACCTGTGTACGTAACAGAAAACATGGTGGGTCACAAGCTGGGAGAGTTTGCCCCAACCCGTACATTCCGTGGTCACGCAGAAAAGAAAAAATAA
- a CDS encoding glycosyltransferase family 8 protein, giving the protein MPSLNIAFCINRLALVGLGSTVSSLIRNCSDPSKITFWFMCAELTETDKNNIKLLLNAENFKGSYHLVDFDPVSQFKMLTPLHGDWTPYGRLLLADLLIEVDVVMYLDADLLIEVDVLELLDADLGNYGLAAVPGAKLKHALDNPFLNGKLNISLEADYFNSGVLLMNLVHWRSENTKQKLLNIAERYPNDLISHDQTLLNAVFAQNYYHLPAAYNCAWYAYRNRPKIADRMILHFLGSPKPWDIGGRFLHKAYLAWKSYLNKDWAKYYFKTSLNDVKRAWNIRRSYGKVVRKMMGK; this is encoded by the coding sequence ATGCCTTCGTTAAATATTGCTTTCTGTATAAATCGCTTAGCACTTGTGGGCTTAGGTTCAACAGTATCATCACTGATTAGAAACTGCTCGGATCCGTCAAAAATCACATTCTGGTTTATGTGTGCAGAACTAACTGAGACAGACAAAAACAATATCAAGCTCCTGTTAAATGCCGAAAACTTTAAGGGTTCGTATCATTTGGTTGATTTTGATCCGGTAAGCCAGTTTAAAATGTTAACTCCTTTGCATGGCGACTGGACCCCTTATGGCAGATTACTGCTTGCCGATTTACTTATAGAAGTAGATGTAGTGATGTATTTAGATGCCGATTTACTTATAGAAGTAGATGTACTAGAGCTGCTTGATGCCGATTTGGGCAACTATGGTTTAGCTGCGGTGCCTGGCGCAAAATTAAAACACGCCTTAGACAATCCCTTTCTGAATGGAAAGCTAAACATATCGTTAGAGGCCGACTATTTTAATTCGGGCGTTTTACTGATGAACCTTGTTCACTGGCGCAGTGAAAACACCAAACAAAAGTTATTAAACATTGCAGAGAGGTATCCTAATGATTTAATTTCTCATGATCAAACACTGCTAAACGCTGTGTTCGCACAAAATTATTATCACCTTCCGGCAGCGTACAACTGTGCCTGGTACGCTTATAGGAACAGGCCCAAAATTGCCGACAGGATGATACTGCACTTTTTAGGCTCACCAAAGCCATGGGATATAGGTGGCCGGTTTTTACACAAAGCCTACTTGGCTTGGAAAAGCTATTTGAATAAAGATTGGGCTAAGTATTACTTTAAAACTTCTTTAAACGATGTAAAGCGCGCCTGGAATATTCGCAGATCTTATGGTAAAGTGGTTCGTAAAATGATGGGCAAATAA
- the rpsN gene encoding 30S ribosomal protein S14, giving the protein MAKEGVKAREVKRAKLVARYADKRAALKAAGDFEALDKLPKASSPVKMHNRCKLTGRPRGYMRQFGISRVTFREMALAGKIPGVKKASW; this is encoded by the coding sequence ATGGCTAAAGAAGGTGTAAAAGCGCGTGAAGTTAAACGTGCTAAATTAGTAGCTAGATATGCTGATAAAAGAGCAGCCCTGAAAGCCGCTGGTGATTTCGAAGCATTAGACAAATTGCCTAAAGCATCATCACCGGTTAAAATGCACAACCGTTGCAAGCTTACTGGCCGCCCTCGCGGATACATGCGTCAGTTTGGTATTTCACGTGTAACGTTCCGTGAAATGGCTCTGGCCGGAAAGATCCCCGGAGTAAAGAAAGCTAGCTGGTAA
- the rpsC gene encoding 30S ribosomal protein S3, whose amino-acid sequence MGQKAHPIGNRLGIIRGWDSNWFGGNNYSDKLVEDEKIRKYLSVRIAKGGVSKVVIERTLKRITVTIHTARPGIVIGKGGQEVDKIKEELKKLTKKDVQINIFEIKRPELDAQLVAEGIAKQLEARISFRRAMKTTIASTMRMGAEGIKVMTSGRLGGAEMARTEQYKEGRIPLHTFRADIDYALAEALTTYGKIGVKVWICKGEVYGKRDLSPNIGSTSSASGRGGRPEGAAAFGNERGGDRRGGGDRRQGGGGDRRGGNNSNQRGGGNNNRPGGQNRQGGGNRPGGNR is encoded by the coding sequence ATGGGACAAAAAGCACATCCAATAGGTAACCGTTTAGGAATCATCCGTGGTTGGGATTCTAACTGGTTCGGTGGCAACAACTACTCCGATAAATTAGTTGAGGACGAAAAAATCCGCAAATACTTATCTGTACGTATTGCAAAAGGCGGCGTATCTAAAGTAGTTATTGAGCGTACCTTAAAACGCATCACTGTAACCATTCACACTGCCCGTCCGGGTATCGTTATCGGTAAAGGCGGTCAGGAAGTAGATAAGATCAAAGAAGAGCTTAAAAAACTTACCAAGAAAGACGTTCAAATCAACATTTTTGAAATCAAACGTCCTGAACTTGACGCTCAATTAGTAGCTGAAGGTATTGCTAAGCAATTAGAGGCTCGTATCTCTTTCCGTCGTGCAATGAAAACTACAATAGCTTCAACCATGAGAATGGGTGCTGAAGGTATTAAAGTGATGACATCAGGCCGTTTAGGTGGTGCTGAGATGGCACGTACTGAGCAATATAAAGAAGGAAGAATTCCTCTGCATACTTTCCGTGCTGACATTGATTATGCACTGGCTGAAGCCTTAACTACTTATGGTAAAATAGGTGTTAAAGTATGGATCTGTAAAGGTGAGGTTTACGGTAAACGTGATCTTTCTCCAAACATAGGTTCAACCAGCAGCGCAAGTGGCCGTGGTGGTCGTCCGGAAGGCGCAGCCGCATTTGGCAACGAGCGTGGTGGTGATCGCCGTGGTGGTGGTGACCGTCGTCAAGGTGGTGGTGGTGACCGCAGAGGTGGTAACAACAGCAACCAGCGTGGTGGTGGTAACAACAACCGTCCAGGTGGCCAAAATCGTCAGGGTGGTGGTAACCGTCCGGGCGGAAACAGATAA
- the rplX gene encoding 50S ribosomal protein L24: protein MENKKVKLKIRKGDLVKVIAGDSKGQQGKVTEIIIDKNRAVIEGVNMISKHTKPNAANPNGGIVKKEAAIHISNLALVDPKSGETTRVGRKKNDAGKLVRVSKKSGEEIK from the coding sequence ATGGAAAACAAAAAAGTAAAATTAAAGATCCGTAAAGGTGACCTGGTTAAGGTTATTGCCGGTGATTCAAAAGGTCAGCAAGGTAAGGTTACCGAAATCATAATCGATAAAAACCGCGCGGTGATTGAAGGTGTCAACATGATATCTAAACACACTAAGCCCAATGCAGCCAACCCTAACGGTGGTATTGTAAAAAAGGAAGCCGCTATTCATATCTCTAACCTGGCATTAGTTGATCCTAAATCAGGAGAAACTACCCGTGTTGGTCGTAAAAAGAATGATGCTGGTAAATTAGTTAGAGTATCAAAAAAATCAGGGGAGGAAATTAAATAA
- a CDS encoding glycosyltransferase family 2 protein, which produces MLPPKVSVILPVYNQEKYIAQTINSVLAQTFQDFEIVILDDGSTDNTAQVIKEYVKKDDRIRAYFHDNAGRSEAANKIVSMARGELCAFLDADDIMLPQRLEKQVAYHLAHPNVSATSCNCRYIDSDGNDRGVAVYPGLRSEAECRAAISENKIVMIAITGLMIYREAYVKIGGMKKTFWPCDDLEISNNIIEQGYILVIIQEILMKYRVHPNSDSVKNRWYVLNYTAYARYAIKQRRANLPVESYKEYEQRKNKDPWLERFNRKKHNYAIIYQKKAGFSLHGKDYLRFLYQMAIVVLCDFSYAKAALANRRKR; this is translated from the coding sequence ATGCTCCCGCCAAAGGTATCTGTTATATTGCCTGTTTATAACCAGGAAAAATATATAGCCCAAACAATTAACAGCGTATTAGCGCAAACCTTCCAGGATTTCGAGATTGTTATACTTGATGATGGTTCGACAGATAACACAGCACAAGTTATAAAAGAATACGTAAAAAAGGACGACAGAATACGGGCATATTTTCATGATAACGCTGGGCGTAGTGAGGCTGCCAACAAAATAGTATCAATGGCTCGCGGAGAACTATGTGCTTTTTTGGATGCCGATGATATTATGCTGCCTCAACGGTTGGAAAAGCAGGTAGCATACCACCTCGCTCACCCAAATGTTTCAGCAACCAGTTGCAACTGCAGGTACATTGACAGCGACGGGAACGACAGGGGTGTTGCCGTATATCCCGGTCTACGCTCCGAAGCGGAGTGCCGCGCTGCAATAAGCGAAAATAAGATAGTTATGATTGCCATCACCGGTTTAATGATTTACAGAGAAGCCTACGTTAAGATAGGCGGAATGAAAAAGACTTTTTGGCCGTGTGATGATTTGGAGATATCTAACAATATAATTGAACAGGGGTACATCCTGGTAATCATTCAGGAGATACTAATGAAGTACCGGGTTCACCCAAACTCCGACAGTGTAAAAAACAGGTGGTATGTTTTAAATTATACTGCCTACGCAAGGTATGCCATAAAACAGCGCAGAGCTAATTTACCAGTTGAAAGTTATAAGGAGTATGAGCAAAGAAAAAACAAGGACCCCTGGCTTGAAAGATTTAACCGAAAGAAACACAATTACGCAATTATATACCAAAAGAAAGCTGGCTTCTCTCTCCACGGAAAAGATTACTTGCGCTTTTTATACCAAATGGCAATAGTAGTGCTGTGCGATTTCAGCTACGCAAAGGCTGCTTTGGCCAACCGGCGCAAGCGTTAA
- the rplV gene encoding 50S ribosomal protein L22 produces the protein MRLVVDLIRGEQVEKALYILKYTNKEAAIRVEKLLLSAIKNWESRNEGKRVEDSALYVKEVSVGGGRQLKRLRPAPQGRGYRIRKRSNHVTLIVDSKTEIN, from the coding sequence ATGCGCTTAGTGGTAGATCTGATCCGCGGTGAGCAGGTTGAAAAAGCATTATATATCTTAAAATACACTAACAAAGAAGCAGCTATCCGTGTGGAGAAATTACTTCTTTCAGCTATCAAAAACTGGGAGTCCAGAAACGAAGGCAAGCGTGTTGAAGACAGTGCTTTATATGTAAAAGAAGTTTCAGTGGGTGGTGGTCGTCAGTTAAAAAGACTGCGTCCGGCTCCTCAGGGCCGCGGATACCGTATCCGTAAGCGCTCAAACCACGTTACTTTAATTGTGGATAGTAAAACCGAAATCAACTAA
- the rplC gene encoding 50S ribosomal protein L3, with protein sequence MSGIIGKKVGMTSIFDEAGKNIPCTVIEAGPCVVTHVKSVDTDGYAAVQLAYDEQKEKNTPAPLKGHFQKAGTTPKRKLVEFKTFEDEKSLGDTVTVDIFAAGDFVDVVGTSKGKGFQGVVKRHGFSGVGMQTHGQHNRLRAPGSLGASSWPSRVFKGMRMAGQTGNVRVKVQNLEVVKVFAEQNLLVVKGSIPGAKGSFVIVDK encoded by the coding sequence ATGTCAGGAATTATTGGTAAAAAAGTAGGAATGACCAGCATTTTCGATGAGGCAGGGAAAAATATTCCTTGTACAGTAATCGAAGCTGGCCCTTGCGTGGTAACTCACGTTAAGTCTGTTGATACAGACGGATATGCAGCTGTTCAGCTAGCATATGATGAGCAAAAAGAAAAAAACACCCCTGCTCCTCTAAAAGGTCATTTCCAAAAAGCCGGTACAACGCCAAAGCGTAAACTGGTTGAGTTCAAAACCTTCGAAGACGAAAAATCATTAGGTGACACTGTTACCGTTGATATTTTTGCCGCCGGAGATTTTGTGGATGTGGTTGGAACTTCAAAAGGTAAAGGTTTTCAGGGTGTTGTAAAGCGTCACGGCTTTAGCGGTGTGGGTATGCAAACTCACGGTCAGCATAACCGTTTACGCGCTCCGGGTTCACTGGGTGCTTCATCATGGCCTTCTCGCGTATTTAAAGGTATGCGTATGGCGGGTCAAACTGGTAATGTACGTGTTAAAGTACAAAACCTTGAAGTGGTTAAGGTGTTTGCCGAGCAAAATTTGCTGGTTGTTAAAGGTTCCATCCCAGGAGCTAAGGGTTCATTCGTAATCGTGGATAAATAA